One region of Catenuloplanes indicus genomic DNA includes:
- a CDS encoding DUF1996 domain-containing protein, translated as MAGSRRTVSLAAALAVEVALLAGALTVVGAAGAGQHADRVPIARAPATVVIPTGPGRYVFDCGTNAEAHRNTANVVVTPGVAGPEHHVHDYVGNRSTGVDSTDASLLRGTTTCTNGDLSTIYWPVLRAGGAHSAILHPASVRMEYLAAATGPVVAAPRGLRAMTGDARAATTGTSGIRAWTCEDSEDRRTDRYPRCPDGREVRRVFDFPSCWDGVRTDSAGHRRHLSFAGPDGACPPRTFAVPRLRVTVGYRVSGDFTVDAFPEQHRSPRTDHGIMINLAPEPLMAEIVACLNANRTCQ; from the coding sequence ATGGCCGGGTCGCGCCGCACGGTGTCGCTCGCCGCCGCACTGGCGGTGGAGGTGGCGTTGCTGGCCGGCGCGCTGACCGTAGTCGGCGCGGCCGGCGCCGGGCAGCACGCCGACCGGGTGCCGATCGCGCGGGCGCCCGCTACTGTCGTGATCCCGACAGGACCCGGCCGGTACGTGTTCGACTGCGGCACGAACGCCGAGGCGCACAGAAACACCGCGAACGTCGTGGTCACGCCCGGCGTCGCCGGCCCGGAGCACCACGTGCACGACTATGTCGGCAACCGCTCGACCGGCGTCGACTCGACCGACGCGTCACTGCTGCGCGGCACCACGACCTGCACGAACGGCGACCTCTCCACGATCTACTGGCCGGTGCTGCGGGCCGGCGGCGCACACTCCGCCATCCTGCACCCGGCGTCGGTACGGATGGAGTACCTGGCCGCCGCGACCGGCCCGGTGGTGGCGGCGCCGCGCGGGCTGCGCGCGATGACCGGCGACGCGCGCGCCGCGACCACCGGCACGTCCGGCATCCGCGCCTGGACCTGCGAGGACTCGGAGGACCGGCGGACCGATCGCTATCCGCGCTGCCCGGACGGCCGGGAGGTGCGGCGCGTGTTCGACTTCCCGAGTTGCTGGGACGGCGTGCGAACGGACAGCGCCGGGCATCGCCGGCACCTGAGCTTCGCGGGCCCGGACGGCGCCTGCCCACCGCGCACGTTCGCCGTCCCCCGGTTGCGAGTCACGGTCGGCTACCGTGTGTCCGGCGATTTCACCGTGGACGCGTTCCCTGAGCAGCACCGAAGCCCGCGCACCGACCACGGCATCATGATCAACTTGGCCCCCGAGCCGCTGATGGCCGAGATCGTCGCGTGCCTGAACGCGAACCGCACCTGTCAGTAG
- a CDS encoding DUF397 domain-containing protein: MNRSILTRGRWTKSSRSELGDCVEVRAGEDAVDIRDSKHPSGHRLSVSGAAWTAFVRTIV; this comes from the coding sequence GTGAACAGAAGTATCTTGACGCGCGGCAGGTGGACCAAGAGCTCGCGGAGCGAGCTGGGTGACTGTGTCGAGGTGCGAGCGGGTGAGGATGCTGTCGATATTCGTGACAGTAAGCATCCGTCCGGTCACCGTCTGAGTGTTTCTGGTGCGGCATGGACCGCGTTCGTGCGGACGATCGTCTGA
- a CDS encoding STM4012 family radical SAM protein: protein MTDSPYQGYLYAYPHKTAYRRFDPRPALADVWAGERQDALFGYVHVPFCEMRCGFCNLFTRSNPAGEQVTAYLGRLRAQTRAVREALAPGARFARLAIGGGTPTYLTAPELVELFDIVGSHGVPLSVETSPATATPDRLAVLAGHGTTRVSIGVQSFLDAEARAAGRPQRRTEVEAALGAIREAAIPVLNIDLIYGIDGQTAQTWRRSLDAALAWRPEELYLYPLYVRPLTGLGRRASSRADWDGQRMALYRQAVDVLTGAGYTRLSMRQFRRADVPADDGPDYCCQDDGMVGLGCGARSYTTSLHYSFDYAVTVGEVRAVLDDYLARPDDDFRFAEFGYRLDRSEQRRRWLLKSLLRADGVAAADYRARFGTSHADDFPQLATLVERGWLEPGRSRLTAEGLAWSDAIGPWLVSGEVRAAMDGFALR, encoded by the coding sequence GTGACCGACTCGCCGTACCAGGGATATCTGTACGCGTACCCGCACAAGACCGCCTATCGCCGGTTCGACCCGCGGCCGGCGCTGGCGGACGTGTGGGCGGGGGAGCGGCAGGACGCGCTCTTCGGGTACGTGCACGTGCCGTTCTGCGAGATGCGCTGCGGCTTCTGCAACCTGTTCACCCGGTCCAACCCGGCCGGCGAGCAGGTCACCGCCTACCTCGGCCGGCTGCGGGCGCAGACGCGGGCGGTGCGGGAGGCGCTCGCGCCGGGCGCGCGGTTCGCCCGGCTGGCGATCGGCGGTGGCACGCCGACCTACCTGACCGCGCCGGAACTCGTGGAGTTGTTCGACATCGTCGGCAGCCACGGCGTGCCGCTGTCGGTGGAGACGTCGCCCGCGACCGCCACGCCGGACCGGCTGGCCGTGCTGGCCGGGCACGGGACCACGCGGGTCAGCATCGGCGTGCAGAGCTTCCTCGACGCGGAGGCGCGCGCGGCCGGGCGCCCGCAGCGCCGCACCGAGGTGGAGGCCGCGCTCGGCGCGATCCGGGAGGCGGCGATCCCGGTGCTGAACATCGACCTGATCTACGGCATCGACGGGCAGACCGCGCAGACCTGGCGGCGGAGCCTGGACGCGGCGCTGGCCTGGCGGCCGGAGGAGCTGTACCTCTACCCGCTGTACGTGCGCCCGCTGACCGGGCTCGGCCGGCGGGCGTCGTCCCGCGCCGACTGGGACGGGCAGCGGATGGCGCTCTACCGGCAGGCGGTGGACGTGCTGACCGGCGCGGGCTACACCCGGCTGTCGATGCGGCAGTTCCGGCGGGCGGACGTGCCGGCCGACGACGGGCCGGACTACTGCTGCCAGGACGACGGCATGGTCGGGCTCGGCTGCGGCGCCCGGTCGTATACGACGTCGCTGCACTACTCGTTCGACTACGCGGTCACGGTCGGTGAGGTGCGCGCGGTGCTGGACGACTACCTCGCCCGGCCGGACGACGACTTCCGGTTCGCCGAGTTCGGCTATCGGCTGGATCGGTCCGAGCAGCGGCGGCGGTGGCTGCTGAAGTCGCTGCTGCGCGCGGACGGGGTGGCGGCGGCGGACTACCGGGCGCGGTTCGGCACGTCGCACGCGGACGACTTCCCGCAGCTGGCGACGCTGGTCGAGCGCGGCTGGCTGGAGCCGGGCCGGTCCCGGCTGACCGCGGAGGGCCTGGCGTGGTCGGATGCGATCGGCCCGTGGCTGGTGTCCGGGGAGGTGCGCGCGGCGATGGACGGGTTCGCGTTGCGATGA
- a CDS encoding STM4015 family protein, whose protein sequence is MTINSHVTTFAGLPVVPSGSDVRPDDPGAVAWRVEIDDYDSAPGEFEAAMETMLELAGAGGPVALVIGQWGGAYEEAPPIDLLTRLAPRMPRLRSLFLGDLTFEECEISWIRHRDIAPLLTAYPALERLVVRGTEDLAIAEGVRHPALRDLEIQSGGLPARLLRAVLASELPALERLHLWLGVETYGGDVVLEDLRPLLAEADSRWPRLTALGLRNSEMQDQVAAAVAESPVLGRLRALDLSLGTLGDEGAESLLGAGLEHLEELDLHHHFMSPQVAQRLVDALPGVRVDVTDRQEPRGDWGRYVEVSE, encoded by the coding sequence ATGACCATCAACTCGCACGTGACCACGTTCGCCGGGCTCCCGGTGGTGCCGTCCGGCAGCGACGTGCGGCCGGACGATCCGGGCGCGGTGGCCTGGCGCGTCGAGATCGACGACTACGACTCCGCGCCGGGCGAGTTCGAGGCCGCGATGGAGACGATGCTGGAGCTGGCCGGTGCCGGCGGGCCGGTCGCGCTGGTGATCGGCCAGTGGGGCGGGGCGTACGAGGAGGCGCCGCCGATCGACCTGCTGACCCGGCTCGCGCCGCGCATGCCACGGCTGCGGTCGTTGTTCCTCGGCGACCTGACGTTCGAGGAGTGCGAGATCTCCTGGATCCGGCATCGAGACATCGCGCCGCTGCTCACGGCCTATCCCGCGCTGGAGCGGCTGGTCGTGCGCGGCACCGAGGACCTGGCGATCGCCGAGGGCGTGCGGCACCCGGCACTACGCGACCTGGAGATCCAGTCCGGCGGTCTCCCGGCGCGTCTGCTGCGCGCGGTGCTCGCGTCGGAGCTGCCCGCGCTGGAACGGCTGCACCTGTGGCTCGGCGTCGAGACGTACGGTGGCGACGTCGTTCTCGAGGACCTGCGGCCGCTGCTGGCCGAGGCCGATTCCCGCTGGCCCCGGCTGACCGCGCTGGGCCTGCGCAACAGCGAGATGCAGGACCAGGTGGCGGCCGCGGTCGCGGAGTCGCCGGTGCTCGGCCGGCTGCGCGCGCTGGACCTGTCGCTCGGCACGCTCGGTGACGAGGGCGCGGAGTCGCTGCTCGGCGCCGGGCTGGAGCACCTGGAGGAGCTTGACCTGCACCATCACTTCATGAGCCCGCAGGTGGCGCAGCGGCTGGTCGACGCGCTGCCCGGCGTGCGCGTCGACGTCACCGACCGGCAGGAGCCGCGCGGCGACTGGGGGCGCTACGTCGAGGTCTCGGAGTGA
- a CDS encoding helix-turn-helix domain-containing protein: MSDFAASLQLGGVRMSGNGRPGDLSGGNPLARRRALGAELRRLRLGRALTAEQAARAIDRSGSWISRLESGKVGIRPRELHDLLDVYGVTGGSRRDRLELLAVSGRERAWWSAYRDVVTESFAVFIGIEDSAESIFEYQERVIPGLLQTESYMRALFNRYAAVPEWGIAAAEIDRRIEVRLARQEILDRPRPPRLTVVIDESVVRRTVGGREIQRTQLRRLLDSIERGVDVRVLSFDSPAGPPVVPSFAILRSHAGSETACSETRDRAVTYDGDLASPYVTIGRWLLSVALSSRNSERLIVEALSDMGV, encoded by the coding sequence GTGAGCGATTTTGCGGCATCTTTACAGCTAGGTGGTGTTCGGATGTCCGGCAATGGGAGACCTGGCGATCTGTCAGGTGGCAATCCGCTTGCCCGTCGCCGCGCACTCGGCGCCGAACTGCGTCGGCTTCGGCTGGGTCGGGCGCTGACCGCGGAGCAGGCTGCTCGTGCCATCGACCGCTCCGGTTCGTGGATCAGCCGGCTGGAGTCGGGAAAGGTGGGGATCCGGCCGAGGGAACTGCACGATCTGCTGGACGTCTATGGCGTCACCGGCGGGTCCCGCCGGGACCGTCTCGAACTACTGGCCGTCAGCGGCCGGGAGCGTGCCTGGTGGAGTGCCTATCGTGACGTGGTGACGGAGTCGTTCGCCGTCTTCATCGGCATCGAGGACTCGGCCGAGTCCATCTTCGAGTACCAGGAGCGGGTGATCCCCGGTCTGTTGCAGACCGAGTCGTACATGCGGGCTCTTTTCAACCGCTACGCCGCTGTTCCCGAGTGGGGGATAGCGGCCGCTGAAATTGATCGGAGAATCGAAGTCAGGCTCGCCCGGCAGGAGATTCTCGATCGGCCCCGTCCGCCTCGGCTCACCGTGGTGATAGACGAGTCGGTGGTGCGACGGACTGTGGGTGGCAGAGAGATTCAGCGGACTCAGCTTCGCCGGCTGCTCGACAGCATAGAACGCGGAGTCGATGTGCGAGTGTTGTCATTCGATAGTCCGGCCGGACCGCCGGTCGTACCGTCCTTCGCCATCTTGAGGTCTCACGCCGGGTCGGAAACGGCCTGCTCGGAGACGCGTGACCGAGCGGTGACCTATGATGGGGATCTGGCTTCTCCGTATGTGACGATCGGTCGTTGGTTGCTTTCCGTTGCATTGTCGTCACGTAATTCGGAGAGGCTCATCGTTGAGGCTCTCTCGGATATGGGTGTGTAG
- the pgi gene encoding glucose-6-phosphate isomerase gives MSETVTGTSQWQALQAHAEKIRQSHLRDLFAGDPGRGQRLTGQAADLYVDYSKNLVTDETLDLLRDLARAQDLEGRIAAMFRGDHINTSEDRAVLHTALRLPRDAQLTVDGQDVVADVHATLDRMAAFAEKVRGGEWRGATGQRITTIVNIGIGGSDLGPVMAYEALGDYRDAGITARFVSNIDPTDLAVKTQDLDPASTLFVVVSKTFGTQETLTNAREARTWLLGKLGVDDSAVAKHFVAVSTNEKRVVDFGIDPANMFGFWDWVGGRYSLPSAVGLSVMITVGPDHYRDMLAGYHAMDEHFRTAPLEQNVPATLGLLNVWYNNFLGVQTHAVLPYSQYLHRFAAYLQQLTMESLGKSVTRSGEPVQAQTGEIFWGEPGTNGQHAFYQLIHQGTKMIPADFIGFSVPNHDTAEMHDLFMSNFLAQTAALAFGRTREQVEAEGVDAAVVPHKIMPGNHPTTTILGEKLTPSTLGQLVALYEHIVFTEGAIWDINPFDQWGVELGKVMANQLAPLLTQEAAPAGDQDSSTNALIARYRAQRGRA, from the coding sequence ATGAGTGAAACGGTCACGGGCACGTCGCAGTGGCAGGCGCTGCAGGCGCACGCGGAGAAGATCCGTCAGTCGCATCTGCGTGATCTCTTCGCCGGTGACCCCGGCCGCGGGCAGCGGCTGACCGGCCAGGCGGCGGACCTCTACGTCGATTACAGCAAGAACCTCGTCACGGACGAGACGCTCGACCTGCTGCGTGATCTCGCGCGTGCGCAGGACCTAGAGGGCAGGATCGCGGCGATGTTCCGCGGTGACCACATCAACACCTCCGAGGACCGGGCGGTGCTGCACACCGCGCTCCGCCTGCCGCGGGACGCGCAGCTGACCGTGGACGGTCAGGACGTGGTCGCGGACGTGCACGCCACGCTGGACAGGATGGCGGCGTTCGCGGAGAAGGTGCGCGGCGGCGAGTGGCGGGGCGCGACCGGGCAGCGGATCACCACGATCGTGAACATCGGCATCGGCGGCTCCGATCTCGGGCCGGTGATGGCCTACGAGGCGCTCGGCGACTACCGGGACGCGGGCATCACGGCCCGGTTCGTGTCCAACATCGACCCGACCGACCTGGCGGTGAAGACGCAGGATCTGGACCCGGCGTCCACGCTGTTCGTGGTGGTGTCGAAGACGTTCGGCACGCAGGAGACGCTGACCAACGCGCGCGAGGCCCGCACCTGGCTGCTCGGCAAGCTGGGCGTGGACGACAGCGCGGTCGCGAAGCACTTCGTGGCGGTGTCGACGAACGAGAAGCGGGTCGTCGACTTCGGCATCGACCCGGCGAACATGTTCGGCTTCTGGGACTGGGTGGGTGGCCGCTACTCGCTGCCGTCCGCGGTCGGCCTGTCCGTCATGATCACGGTCGGCCCGGACCACTACCGGGACATGCTGGCCGGCTATCACGCGATGGACGAGCACTTCCGGACCGCGCCGCTGGAGCAGAACGTACCGGCCACCCTGGGCCTGCTCAACGTCTGGTACAACAACTTCCTCGGCGTCCAGACGCACGCGGTGCTGCCGTACTCGCAGTACCTGCACCGGTTCGCCGCCTACCTCCAGCAGCTGACCATGGAGAGCCTGGGCAAGTCGGTCACCCGGAGCGGCGAGCCGGTCCAGGCGCAGACCGGTGAGATCTTCTGGGGCGAGCCGGGCACGAACGGCCAGCACGCGTTCTACCAGCTGATCCACCAGGGCACGAAGATGATCCCGGCGGACTTCATCGGCTTCAGCGTGCCGAACCACGACACCGCGGAGATGCACGACCTGTTCATGTCGAACTTCCTGGCCCAGACCGCGGCGCTGGCGTTCGGCCGGACCCGGGAGCAGGTCGAGGCGGAGGGCGTGGACGCGGCCGTGGTCCCGCACAAGATCATGCCGGGTAACCACCCGACCACCACGATCCTCGGCGAGAAGCTGACGCCGTCGACGCTGGGCCAGCTGGTCGCGCTGTACGAGCACATCGTGTTCACCGAGGGCGCGATCTGGGACATCAACCCGTTCGACCAGTGGGGCGTCGAGCTGGGCAAGGTCATGGCCAACCAGCTCGCGCCGCTGCTCACGCAGGAGGCGGCGCCGGCCGGCGACCAGGACTCGTCGACGAACGCGCTGATCGCCCGCTACCGCGCCCAGCGCGGCCGGGCATAA
- a CDS encoding STM4014 family protein has product MLSVIGNPTNRRVTMFARAVTDAGLPPPRVHAWRDVLTGGPVPGAGEVVRVDSPGEDAEVGRLLRGPAEHGEIIGTAMAHTRLGAALRRVEAGGGRLLSAPDDILTMSDKPRCHATLRDRGVPVPAALPAVTGYDGLRVAMRAAGWARVFVKPAHGSSASGVLALSAAHGRIAAVTSVERGPGGRLFNNLTIRRYEREADVAAIVDALAGDGLHVERWFPKAGLGGRTVDLRVVVIAGEPRHVVVRASRSPLTNLHLGNARGDVAEVRARAGARAWDAAMETCARVGAAFPRTLTAGVDLMFHAGWRRHAVAEVNAFGDLLPGVLHRGEDTYTAQVRATLCAV; this is encoded by the coding sequence GTGCTGTCCGTGATAGGCAACCCCACGAATCGGCGGGTCACGATGTTCGCGCGCGCGGTGACCGACGCCGGCCTGCCGCCGCCGCGCGTCCACGCGTGGCGTGACGTGCTCACCGGTGGGCCGGTCCCGGGGGCCGGCGAGGTCGTTCGCGTCGACTCGCCGGGCGAGGACGCCGAGGTCGGGCGGCTGCTGCGCGGCCCGGCGGAGCACGGCGAGATCATCGGGACGGCGATGGCGCACACCCGGCTGGGCGCGGCGTTGCGCCGGGTCGAGGCCGGCGGCGGCCGGCTGCTCAGTGCGCCGGACGACATCCTCACCATGAGCGACAAGCCGCGCTGTCACGCGACGCTGCGCGACCGGGGTGTGCCGGTGCCCGCGGCGCTGCCGGCGGTGACGGGCTACGACGGCCTGCGGGTGGCGATGCGGGCGGCCGGCTGGGCACGGGTCTTCGTGAAGCCGGCGCACGGCTCGTCTGCGTCCGGCGTGCTCGCGCTCTCCGCCGCGCACGGCCGGATCGCGGCCGTGACCAGCGTCGAGCGCGGCCCCGGCGGGCGCCTCTTCAACAACCTGACCATCCGGCGGTACGAACGGGAGGCCGACGTCGCCGCGATCGTCGACGCGCTGGCCGGTGACGGGCTGCACGTGGAGCGGTGGTTCCCGAAGGCGGGGCTGGGCGGGCGCACGGTCGACCTGCGCGTGGTCGTGATCGCCGGTGAGCCGCGGCACGTGGTGGTGCGGGCCAGCCGGTCACCGCTGACGAACCTGCACCTCGGCAACGCGCGCGGCGACGTGGCCGAGGTCCGGGCGCGGGCCGGTGCCCGGGCGTGGGACGCGGCCATGGAGACGTGCGCCCGGGTGGGTGCGGCGTTCCCACGTACCCTGACGGCCGGTGTCGATCTGATGTTCCACGCGGGCTGGCGGCGGCACGCGGTGGCCGAGGTCAACGCGTTCGGCGACCTGCTGCCCGGCGTGCTGCACCGCGGCGAGGACACCTACACCGCGCAGGTCCGGGCGACGCTGTGCGCGGTCTGA
- a CDS encoding sigma-70 family RNA polymerase sigma factor — protein sequence MAILRPRNRRTSSDEALIRSLYEEHGGALIAYATRLTGDRTAAEDVLQETLLRAWRHAHELSESTGSIRGWLFTVARNIITDRARAKSVRPTEVAESPVTVPVSHDHSDQVVDSIVALDALETLSEEHRSVLVEIYFRGRTVTETAEHLGIPPGTVKSRSHNAMKSLREHVIGRRAQAPGTSVARVAEVTR from the coding sequence ATGGCGATTCTACGGCCGCGCAACCGCCGGACGTCGAGCGACGAGGCGTTGATCAGGTCGTTGTACGAGGAGCACGGCGGCGCTCTGATCGCCTACGCGACGCGGCTGACCGGCGACCGGACCGCCGCGGAGGACGTGCTCCAGGAGACGCTGTTGCGTGCCTGGCGGCACGCACACGAGCTGTCCGAGTCGACCGGCTCCATCCGGGGCTGGCTGTTCACGGTCGCCCGGAACATCATCACGGACCGTGCGCGGGCGAAGTCGGTCCGGCCGACCGAGGTGGCCGAGTCGCCGGTGACCGTGCCGGTCTCCCACGATCACTCCGACCAGGTCGTGGACTCGATCGTCGCGCTGGACGCGCTGGAGACGCTCTCCGAGGAGCACCGCAGCGTGCTCGTGGAGATCTACTTCCGGGGCCGCACCGTCACCGAGACGGCGGAGCATCTGGGAATCCCACCCGGTACGGTGAAGTCCCGATCACACAACGCCATGAAGTCGCTCCGTGAGCACGTCATAGGCAGAAGAGCACAGGCGCCCGGCACGTCCGTCGCGCGAGTGGCGGAGGTGACCCGATGA
- a CDS encoding STM4013/SEN3800 family hydrolase, with product MRGLIPGHDLLLVTLDTLRYDVAARLHAAGRTPGLARRLPGGWERRHSPASFTYAAHHAFFAGFLPTPVTPGRHERPFAARFAGSETTGPGTWVFDAADLPGALADAGYHTVCLGGVGFFNPGAPLGRVLPGLFAEAHWEPSFGVTAPGCVDAQADRLAGIVAGLPADRPLFTFVNVAAMHQPNRHYLPGAEEDTMDSHAAALEYADRALERIFALAGGRGRPCRVIVCSDHGTLYGEDGHVGHRVAHEAVWTVPYGEFTL from the coding sequence GTGCGCGGTCTGATCCCGGGCCACGACCTGCTCCTGGTCACGCTGGACACGCTGCGGTACGACGTCGCCGCGCGGCTGCACGCGGCCGGGCGCACGCCGGGGCTGGCCCGCCGGCTGCCGGGCGGCTGGGAGCGGCGGCACTCACCGGCCAGTTTCACCTACGCGGCGCACCACGCGTTCTTCGCCGGGTTCCTGCCCACGCCGGTCACGCCGGGGCGGCACGAGCGGCCGTTCGCGGCCCGGTTCGCCGGCAGCGAGACGACCGGGCCGGGCACCTGGGTGTTCGACGCGGCGGACCTGCCGGGCGCGCTCGCGGACGCCGGCTACCACACGGTCTGCCTGGGCGGCGTCGGCTTCTTCAACCCGGGCGCGCCGCTCGGCCGGGTGCTGCCCGGCCTGTTCGCGGAGGCGCACTGGGAGCCGTCGTTCGGCGTGACCGCGCCCGGCTGCGTGGACGCGCAGGCGGACCGGCTCGCCGGGATCGTCGCCGGGCTGCCGGCGGACCGGCCGCTGTTCACGTTCGTCAACGTGGCGGCGATGCACCAGCCGAACCGGCACTACCTGCCGGGTGCGGAGGAGGACACGATGGACAGCCACGCGGCCGCGCTGGAGTACGCGGACCGGGCGCTGGAGCGGATTTTCGCGCTGGCCGGCGGCCGGGGCCGGCCGTGCCGGGTGATCGTCTGTTCCGACCACGGCACGCTCTACGGCGAGGACGGGCACGTGGGACACCGGGTCGCGCACGAGGCCGTGTGGACCGTGCCGTACGGGGAGTTCACGCTGTGA
- a CDS encoding ATP-binding protein, producing the protein MVGSVRAHVESGALVVALGERAGLLSAELLRRALVRCTAHHPPFVIVDCARAGRSKRLASLLNAAVVFCNARRPGITMVVSAPNVAVRRVLRGRVTMFPTLKAALTALPARRAHAAREHVRMEPEVSGASVARALVRSFCRRRALGEEVVEAGELIVSELVSNAVQHAGTTVDVTVSHYRGQLRIAVADRSADLPRFGGSAPEPGLPVRGRGLDLVARSASRCGVLLAPDGKAVWASVAVPRRRWRRTRASVAALGRVASWRPVARRRFASHRPVLGLRTA; encoded by the coding sequence GTGGTGGGCAGCGTTCGGGCGCATGTGGAGAGTGGCGCGCTGGTCGTGGCGCTGGGGGAGCGGGCGGGCCTGCTGTCGGCGGAACTGTTGCGGCGGGCGCTGGTGCGGTGCACGGCGCACCACCCGCCGTTCGTGATCGTGGACTGTGCCCGGGCCGGGCGGTCGAAGCGGCTGGCGTCGCTGCTCAACGCGGCGGTGGTGTTCTGCAACGCGCGGCGGCCGGGGATAACGATGGTGGTGTCGGCGCCGAACGTGGCGGTGCGGCGGGTGCTGCGCGGGCGGGTGACGATGTTCCCGACGCTGAAGGCGGCGCTGACCGCGCTGCCCGCGCGGCGGGCACACGCCGCCCGCGAGCACGTGCGGATGGAGCCGGAGGTCTCCGGTGCGTCGGTGGCGCGGGCGCTGGTCCGGTCGTTCTGCCGGCGTCGCGCGCTCGGTGAGGAGGTCGTCGAGGCGGGCGAGCTGATCGTGTCCGAGCTGGTGTCGAACGCGGTGCAGCACGCCGGGACCACGGTCGACGTGACGGTCAGCCACTACCGGGGGCAGCTGCGGATCGCGGTGGCGGACCGGTCGGCGGACCTGCCGCGGTTCGGTGGCAGCGCGCCGGAGCCGGGTCTGCCGGTACGCGGCCGCGGGCTGGATCTGGTGGCCCGCTCGGCGTCACGCTGCGGCGTGCTGCTGGCGCCGGACGGCAAGGCCGTGTGGGCGAGCGTGGCGGTGCCGCGCCGGCGCTGGCGGCGTACCCGTGCGTCCGTCGCGGCCCTGGGCCGGGTCGCCTCGTGGCGCCCGGTCGCGCGCCGCCGCTTCGCGTCCCACCGCCCGGTGCTCGGCCTGCGCACCGCCTGA
- a CDS encoding anti-sigma factor family protein: MSAEVEHSQLIGAYVLNTLEPAERNEVDAHVAACDTCRAELAELEALKEALGEVPPEALMHGPPDADLVLQRTLRQIRAEESSGARWQRGLMIGAAALALIAAVSGGVLLGRGTGDPGVTAPPAAQSAPAGTRVRSGVDPATNVRMTATVTPAAGWVRVNAAVAGIPPGEDCRLIVVSADGDRQIAGGWIVSEAAETGGTNLDGSASVDPAQVTAIEVVNTAGRTFISLPI, from the coding sequence ATGAGTGCCGAGGTCGAGCACAGCCAGCTGATCGGAGCGTACGTCTTGAACACGCTCGAACCCGCTGAGCGCAACGAAGTCGATGCGCACGTGGCGGCGTGCGACACGTGCCGGGCCGAGCTCGCCGAGCTCGAGGCGCTGAAGGAGGCGCTCGGCGAGGTCCCGCCGGAGGCGCTGATGCACGGCCCGCCGGACGCGGACCTGGTGCTGCAGCGCACGCTGCGGCAGATCCGCGCGGAGGAGTCCAGCGGGGCCCGCTGGCAGCGCGGGCTGATGATCGGGGCGGCCGCGCTGGCCCTGATCGCGGCCGTCAGCGGCGGTGTCCTGCTCGGCCGCGGCACCGGCGACCCGGGCGTGACGGCACCGCCGGCCGCGCAGAGCGCACCGGCCGGCACGCGCGTGCGGTCCGGCGTCGACCCGGCCACGAACGTGCGGATGACCGCGACGGTCACGCCCGCGGCCGGCTGGGTCCGGGTGAACGCGGCCGTGGCCGGCATCCCGCCGGGCGAGGACTGCCGGCTGATCGTGGTGTCCGCGGACGGCGACCGGCAGATCGCAGGCGGCTGGATCGTCTCCGAGGCGGCCGAGACCGGCGGCACGAACCTGGACGGCAGCGCCTCGGTCGACCCGGCTCAGGTCACCGCGATCGAGGTGGTCAACACGGCCGGCCGGACGTTCATCAGCCTGCCGATCTGA